In Mobula hypostoma chromosome Y, sMobHyp1.1, whole genome shotgun sequence, one DNA window encodes the following:
- the LOC134341084 gene encoding ATP synthase F(0) complex subunit C1, mitochondrial-like, with protein sequence MMYACAKFVSCPAVIRSISGTFFRPVSISVLSRPEPRNEQVQLLPTPGSILMPVIQRDLQTSVTSRDIDTAAKFIGAGAATVGVAGSGAGIGTVFGSLIIGYARNPSLKQQLFSYAILGFALSEAMGLFCLMVAFLILFAM encoded by the exons ATGATGTACGCATGTGCAAAGTTTGTCTCCTGTCCTGCTGTG ATTCGCAGCATTTCAGGGACATTCTTTAGGCCTGTGTCGATCTCTGTCTTAAGCAGACCAGAGCCCCGAAATGAACAA GTACAGCTCCTCCCCACACCAGGGAGTATACTGATGCCGGTTATACAGCGGGACCTCCAGACCAGTGTCACCTCTAGGGACATCGACACCGCTGCTAAGTTTATTGGTGCTGGTGCTGCCACTGTGGGAGTGGCCGGCTCTGGTGCTGGCATTGGGACTGTATTTGGCAGCTTGATTATTGGATATGCCAG GAACCCTTCCCTGAAACAGCAGCTTTTCTCCTACGCCATCCTGGGCTTTGCCCTCTCTGAGGCCATGGGGCTCTTCTGTTTGATGGTTGCCTTCCTCATCCTGTTTGCCATGTAA